The Juglans regia cultivar Chandler chromosome 2, Walnut 2.0, whole genome shotgun sequence genome includes a window with the following:
- the LOC108984986 gene encoding uncharacterized protein LOC108984986: protein MAVSFVLFNVTCGVALSALDDLAIYCSCSSKALEKASKNQAVIDSIEEPIEKGPWYSASLAIARKRHFVSCTFLVSGPQGSGIFQLKVVRNGDDSWLSSLLPRD, encoded by the coding sequence ATGGCGgtgtcttttgttttgtttaatgtAACATGTGGTGTCGCTTTGAGTGCTCTTGACGACCTTGCTATTTATTGTAGTTGTAGCAGCAAGGCCTTGGAGAAAGCTAGTAAGAACCAGGCAGTCATAGACTCCATTGAAGAACCTATTGAAAAGGGTCCATGGTACAGTGCATCACTTGCAATAGCTCGTAAGAGGCATTTTGTGTCTTGTACATTTCTTGTGTCTGGACCACAAGGCTCGGGAATTTTCCAGTTGAAGGTAGTCCGTAATGGAGATGACTCCTGGTTATCATCTCTTCTGCCTCGTGATTAG